Proteins from a genomic interval of Mesobacillus sp. S13:
- a CDS encoding M48 family metallopeptidase, with the protein MLHTFLGETIGYDVIYKNRQTIGIYMDLYGHVEVHAPKGTSDASVLQILEGQWDLILQRAKEMKERASAGREKEYGPGGQFLYLGRLYHILISQDADIEKDNAVFEADKLHVYVKEQNEESIKQALKRFYYQQCKALVEKRVKSYQSEFKIKPRSIRITDSKTNWGTCDSMRNLTFNWKLSMAPMDVIDYVVVHEMCHMVHMNHDRSFWRLVGKIMPDYERYERWLAVSGWRMEV; encoded by the coding sequence ATGCTCCATACATTTTTGGGTGAAACAATCGGGTATGATGTGATTTATAAAAATCGGCAAACAATCGGCATTTATATGGATTTGTACGGCCATGTCGAAGTCCACGCTCCTAAGGGGACCTCAGATGCAAGTGTGCTTCAAATCCTAGAAGGCCAATGGGACTTGATCCTGCAAAGGGCGAAGGAAATGAAAGAGCGGGCCTCAGCCGGTAGGGAAAAAGAGTACGGACCAGGCGGACAGTTTCTATATTTGGGGAGGCTCTATCACATTCTGATTTCCCAGGATGCAGATATCGAAAAGGACAATGCCGTGTTCGAAGCAGACAAGCTCCATGTATACGTGAAAGAGCAAAATGAAGAGAGCATCAAACAGGCTTTGAAGCGATTTTACTATCAGCAGTGCAAGGCATTAGTCGAAAAACGGGTTAAATCTTATCAAAGCGAATTCAAAATAAAGCCGCGCTCGATTCGAATCACGGACAGTAAGACGAACTGGGGAACGTGTGATTCCATGAGGAATTTGACATTCAATTGGAAGCTGTCCATGGCACCAATGGACGTGATTGATTATGTTGTCGTCCATGAAATGTGCCATATGGTCCATATGAATCACGACCGTTCGTTTTGGCGGCTTGTCGGAAAAATCATGCCTGATTATGAACGGTATGAGCGCTGGCTCGCGGTGTCGGGGTGGAGGATGGAGGTTTAG
- a CDS encoding copper amine oxidase, producing MNFKKALVSVPLSVALLVPGYNVLADEHVEKPTVTNAAVDLRSDLDRLFSEHAYLAMTAMRKGANGEKDFNQVAEALNGNTKDLTAAISSVYGDEAGSKFNEMWSSHIGYFVDYVKATAGNDEGAKQKALENLQRYKNDFSAFISTATEGKLAEEQLAKGLQTHVDQLINGFNAFVEGDYEKAYMIQSDAMEHLYMTSKGLSSAIVSQNPDKFNNTKAVTKAADLRSNLNFLLSEHFALAQQAMQNGINGDPEFDANVKVLNQNTEELSAAIASVYGKEAGMKFKEMWSEHIGYFVDYVKATAATDDAAKQEALDNLNQYRMDFSKFISTATEGRVEADALAQGLQTHVDQLVGAFNSYNEGDYTNTWMKAREGYEHMFTPANLFSSAFVAQFPEMFTGMPEMPETGMGGMSQEKEIMWMLWALPILLFAAIPFVKRKEQSAE from the coding sequence ATGAATTTTAAGAAAGCGTTAGTTTCTGTTCCGTTGAGTGTTGCTCTATTAGTCCCTGGTTATAATGTGCTTGCAGATGAGCATGTGGAAAAGCCGACCGTCACGAATGCTGCGGTTGATTTGCGTTCGGATCTTGACCGCTTGTTCTCTGAGCATGCATACCTTGCCATGACTGCGATGAGAAAAGGGGCGAATGGCGAGAAGGATTTCAATCAGGTAGCTGAAGCATTGAACGGCAACACGAAAGATTTGACGGCAGCCATTAGCAGTGTTTACGGTGATGAGGCTGGCAGTAAGTTCAATGAAATGTGGAGCAGCCATATTGGCTATTTTGTAGACTATGTAAAAGCAACAGCGGGGAACGATGAAGGGGCGAAGCAAAAAGCTCTGGAAAATCTCCAAAGATATAAAAATGATTTCTCCGCATTCATTTCTACGGCTACAGAAGGAAAACTTGCTGAAGAGCAGCTAGCCAAGGGACTGCAAACGCATGTTGATCAATTGATCAATGGCTTTAACGCTTTCGTCGAGGGCGATTATGAAAAAGCTTATATGATTCAAAGTGACGCTATGGAACACCTATATATGACAAGCAAAGGCTTATCAAGCGCAATCGTTAGCCAGAATCCCGATAAGTTCAACAATACCAAGGCAGTGACTAAAGCTGCGGATTTACGTTCGAACTTAAATTTCCTCTTATCAGAGCATTTCGCGCTCGCTCAGCAGGCCATGCAAAATGGCATCAATGGCGATCCTGAATTTGATGCCAATGTTAAGGTGCTGAATCAAAACACGGAAGAATTGTCCGCAGCTATTGCTTCTGTCTACGGGAAAGAAGCCGGCATGAAGTTCAAGGAGATGTGGAGTGAACATATCGGCTATTTTGTCGACTATGTAAAAGCAACCGCTGCAACTGATGATGCGGCAAAGCAAGAAGCACTGGATAATCTAAATCAATATCGTATGGACTTCTCGAAGTTCATCAGCACAGCAACGGAAGGACGAGTCGAAGCAGATGCTCTTGCTCAAGGCCTTCAAACACATGTAGACCAGTTAGTCGGTGCTTTTAACAGCTATAATGAAGGCGATTACACCAATACCTGGATGAAGGCTCGCGAAGGATATGAGCATATGTTCACACCTGCGAATCTGTTCAGTTCGGCCTTTGTCGCACAATTCCCGGAAATGTTCACAGGAATGCCAGAGATGCCCGAGACAGGTATGGGTGGAATGAGCCAGGAAAAGGAAATCATGTGGATGCTTTGGGCACTTCCAATCCTATTGTTTGCCGCAATTCCTTTTGTGAAGCGCAAAGAACAATCAGCAGAATAA
- a CDS encoding ornithine cyclodeaminase family protein has product MLILNEQLIQSIYKIEDAIRDVEAMLVAIHEGRVENPHRTVLNVPERNGSVLYMPSSDGTSMAATKIVSIFPDNSSSDLPTTQGAILLTELQTGRHISLLSASYLTRLRTGALSAISARHLARPDSQVLTVIGTGGMAFEQVLGIVNVLPIQDIYLINRSIDKTYTFGEKLKEAGITAKIHTGVDRNEAVAQSDVICCATRSTEEVFDADYVKAGTHIIGVGSYLPEMREIPLRAIERATLIYADDYEGMKAEAGEFIDAVERGKWSFDRLSGTLSEIHVKQVERGVDDITIFKSVGAAHFDLAVAKGVFGKVRQINEGEKIFL; this is encoded by the coding sequence ATGCTTATATTGAACGAACAACTAATCCAATCCATCTATAAAATCGAAGATGCCATTCGCGATGTCGAAGCCATGTTGGTAGCCATTCATGAAGGGCGTGTTGAAAATCCTCATCGGACAGTACTGAATGTCCCGGAACGCAACGGATCTGTTCTTTATATGCCGAGTTCGGATGGAACCTCAATGGCAGCGACCAAAATTGTCTCGATTTTTCCTGATAACAGCTCATCTGACCTTCCGACCACACAGGGAGCTATTTTACTCACAGAACTACAAACAGGAAGACATATAAGCCTACTGTCAGCTTCCTATCTGACACGATTGAGAACCGGAGCACTAAGTGCCATATCAGCCCGCCATCTCGCCAGGCCCGACAGCCAAGTCTTGACCGTCATTGGTACCGGCGGAATGGCATTCGAGCAAGTACTGGGAATTGTGAACGTGCTGCCGATTCAAGACATCTATTTAATCAATCGATCCATTGATAAAACTTACACATTCGGCGAAAAGCTCAAAGAGGCAGGTATTACCGCTAAAATACATACCGGAGTCGACCGGAACGAAGCAGTCGCCCAGTCCGATGTCATTTGCTGCGCGACCCGGTCAACTGAGGAAGTATTCGATGCCGATTATGTAAAAGCAGGGACACATATCATCGGCGTAGGCAGCTACTTACCTGAAATGCGTGAAATTCCGTTAAGAGCTATAGAACGAGCAACATTGATTTATGCCGATGATTATGAGGGAATGAAAGCGGAAGCCGGGGAATTCATTGATGCAGTGGAGCGAGGGAAATGGTCGTTTGATCGGCTTTCTGGTACTTTGAGTGAAATTCATGTGAAACAGGTAGAGCGTGGAGTTGACGATATTACTATTTTTAAATCGGTTGGGGCGGCTCATTTTGATTTGGCTGTGGCGAAGGGGGTTTTTGGGAAGGTTAGGCAAATAAATGAGGGGGAAAAGATTTTTTTGTAG
- a CDS encoding helix-turn-helix domain-containing protein, with the protein MIGVRLKEIRKEKKMTLKELAEGAGVSISFLSQVERGKSSVTLESLRKISEVLGVNPSTFFPSDNEPVSEPSFHYKDLTQQVPNPDFHPILVTLPANQSDGQPFAHSGHEFVYVLEGTLTLQIGTRMIELQQGESWFFSASETHYWYNHTDQTIRFLVVSSR; encoded by the coding sequence ATGATCGGTGTGCGACTGAAAGAAATCCGTAAAGAGAAAAAAATGACTCTGAAAGAACTTGCAGAAGGAGCCGGTGTGTCCATCAGCTTTCTTTCACAAGTGGAGCGTGGAAAGTCTAGCGTCACATTAGAGTCACTTCGTAAAATATCCGAAGTTCTAGGCGTCAATCCTAGTACCTTTTTTCCAAGTGATAATGAACCTGTGAGTGAACCTTCATTCCATTATAAAGACCTGACACAGCAAGTCCCAAACCCAGACTTTCATCCCATACTCGTCACACTCCCAGCAAACCAAAGTGACGGACAACCCTTTGCACATAGCGGACATGAATTTGTCTATGTACTAGAAGGAACATTGACACTGCAAATAGGCACAAGAATGATTGAACTCCAGCAAGGAGAATCCTGGTTCTTTTCCGCCAGCGAAACGCATTACTGGTACAACCATACAGATCAGACGATCCGGTTTTTGGTTGTGTCGTCAAGGTAG
- a CDS encoding MFS transporter, with product MDKKTTWRVLIASLVGSSIEWFDYFLYGTMAALVFNQLFFVNEDPTVGLLLAYASFALSFFIRPFGGIIFSHIGDRIGRKKTLVLTLSLMGAATFAMGILPTYQAIGVAAPIILITLRLIQGLGIGGEWGGALLLATEYAPAERRGFFGSIPQMGVTIGMVMGTLALWLMSLLPEQQFMSWGWRVPFIFSALLVVFGLWIRKGIDETPEFKEVQQKGEIPKLPIVDTLRYYWKEVLITIGAKVVETAPFYIFSTFIVSYATSTLGFSRSAVLGSVMVSTVITTILIPIMGSLSDRIGRKKLYIAGTVAMMAFAFPYFWMIHQGSVLMLVLATIIGLGIIWAPITAVLGTMFSEIFDAKVRYTGVSLGYQIGAAVAGGTAPLVATALLAAFDNSYVPVALYIMFTAVVSLIAIWAVKSRVESTVITGKMSSAK from the coding sequence CTGGATAAGAAGACGACCTGGCGTGTATTGATTGCCAGCCTTGTTGGCAGTTCCATTGAATGGTTTGACTATTTTTTATATGGAACAATGGCCGCACTTGTATTTAATCAATTATTCTTTGTCAACGAAGATCCAACAGTAGGCTTGCTTTTAGCGTATGCATCATTTGCACTTTCGTTTTTCATCCGTCCATTCGGAGGAATCATTTTTAGTCATATCGGGGATCGAATCGGCCGGAAAAAGACACTTGTTCTAACATTGAGCTTGATGGGTGCTGCGACATTCGCAATGGGTATTCTGCCTACATATCAAGCAATCGGCGTAGCTGCACCGATCATTTTGATTACGCTTCGTCTGATCCAGGGACTTGGAATCGGCGGGGAATGGGGAGGAGCTCTGTTACTTGCGACTGAGTATGCTCCAGCAGAACGCAGAGGATTCTTCGGCTCCATTCCGCAAATGGGTGTAACGATCGGGATGGTGATGGGGACACTCGCTCTTTGGCTCATGAGTTTATTGCCAGAGCAGCAATTCATGTCATGGGGCTGGCGCGTGCCGTTCATCTTCAGTGCATTGCTCGTGGTCTTTGGTTTATGGATCCGAAAAGGAATCGATGAGACACCAGAATTCAAGGAAGTTCAGCAAAAAGGTGAAATTCCAAAACTGCCAATCGTCGATACACTTCGCTATTACTGGAAAGAAGTGCTGATTACCATCGGTGCGAAAGTGGTGGAGACGGCTCCATTCTATATTTTCAGTACGTTCATTGTTTCGTACGCGACAAGCACTCTAGGATTCAGCCGCTCCGCTGTGTTAGGTTCGGTCATGGTTTCAACCGTCATTACGACGATCCTGATCCCAATCATGGGAAGTCTGTCAGACCGCATTGGCCGTAAGAAATTGTATATCGCCGGTACAGTAGCGATGATGGCTTTCGCCTTCCCATACTTCTGGATGATTCACCAAGGCAGTGTACTCATGCTGGTTTTGGCAACGATCATCGGTCTGGGGATCATTTGGGCTCCGATTACCGCAGTACTTGGTACCATGTTCTCGGAAATCTTTGATGCCAAGGTTCGCTATACCGGGGTCTCACTAGGTTATCAAATCGGTGCTGCAGTTGCTGGCGGTACAGCGCCACTAGTTGCCACTGCGCTGCTCGCAGCATTCGATAATTCCTACGTCCCAGTTGCACTCTACATCATGTTCACTGCAGTGGTATCACTGATTGCCATCTGGGCAGTGAAAAGCCGCGTTGAATCAACTGTGATTACTGGTAAAATGAGCTCGGCCAAATAA
- a CDS encoding class F sortase, translating to MNNLLKKIALLYLIVLLTTIPGNTLYMAAPILPVTQEVEEAPQAEADTNEVPASQTITYTPPEMGLPDIKSIDPKTITLPSIQMQASVVKVGKLANGQMGVPENIETVGWYKPGPRPGSNGNAVLAGHVDGANRPGAFFHLKKMKKGDLVHVEGMNGEKLTFKVKEIASYYPDQAPIEKIFGYSPERNLNLITCTGSFNHEEGGYEERLVVYTELVGE from the coding sequence ATGAATAATCTTCTTAAAAAAATCGCTCTTCTATACTTGATCGTGCTATTAACTACCATCCCTGGAAATACACTGTATATGGCCGCTCCAATCCTTCCAGTTACCCAAGAAGTCGAGGAAGCACCACAAGCTGAAGCAGACACGAATGAGGTGCCTGCCAGCCAAACAATTACCTATACTCCTCCTGAAATGGGCTTGCCTGATATCAAGAGTATTGACCCTAAAACAATCACGCTTCCATCCATACAAATGCAAGCTTCTGTTGTAAAAGTAGGCAAGCTTGCTAATGGCCAAATGGGTGTCCCGGAAAACATTGAAACCGTTGGCTGGTACAAGCCAGGTCCGAGACCAGGAAGCAACGGCAATGCCGTCTTGGCCGGGCATGTAGATGGGGCAAATCGCCCTGGTGCTTTCTTTCATTTAAAAAAAATGAAGAAAGGTGATCTCGTCCATGTTGAAGGAATGAACGGCGAGAAGCTAACATTCAAAGTGAAAGAAATCGCATCCTATTATCCAGATCAAGCTCCGATTGAAAAAATCTTTGGGTACAGTCCAGAACGAAACCTCAACTTAATCACTTGTACCGGATCGTTTAATCATGAGGAAGGAGGATATGAAGAAAGGCTGGTCGTGTATACAGAATTAGTGGGAGAGTAA